The proteins below are encoded in one region of Colias croceus chromosome 17, ilColCroc2.1:
- the LOC123699000 gene encoding pleckstrin homology domain-containing family F member 2 isoform X1, giving the protein MVDRLVNSEANARRIAMVENCFGSSGQPLAEQGRVLVGEGVLTKMCRKKPKARQFFLFNDILVYGNIVINKKKYNKQHVIPLEEVKLESLKDEGQYRNGWLIRTASKSFAVYAATATEKEEWMAHIEKCIEDLLKKSGKQPPSEHAAVWVPDNEANICMHCKKTQFTVLNRRHHCRKCGSVVCGPCSSKRFVLRGQSDKPLRVCLQCYDELNRDKARAHQPQAQAASAPPAVKSVADAAGSGGDSSQDDDSDDDDERVAEEKHDEPKFYSDGEKTEENSSNNNHSSKE; this is encoded by the exons aTGGTGGATCGtttag taaATAGTGAAGCTAATGCTAGACGAATTGCTATGGTGGAGAACTGTTTCGGCAGTTCGGGTCAG CCATTGGCAGAACAAGGCAGAGTTCTTGTAGGAGAAGGAGTCCTAACAAAAATGTGCAGAAAAAAACCAAAGGCCCGACAATTCTTCTTATTTAATGATATATTAGTGTATGGAAACattgtaataaacaaaaagaagTATAACAAGCAGCATGTCATTCCACTAGAAGAAGTTAAATTGGAGTCACTTAAAGATGAAGGCC AATACCGGAATGGCTGGTTAATACGCACTGCATCAAAATCATTTGCTGTGTATGCAGCAACAGCCACAGAGAAAGAAGAATGGATGGCGCATATAGAAAAGTGCATTGAGGatctgttaaaaaaaa gtGGAAAGCAGCCTCCTTCGGAGCATGCTGCAGTATGGGTACCAGACAATGaggcaaatatttgtatgcaCTGCAAAAAGACACAGTTCACAGTTTTAAACAGAAGG CACCACTGCCGCAAGTGCGGCTCGGTGGTGTGCGGGCCGTGCTCGTCGAAGCGGTTCGTGCTGCGCGGGCAGAGCGACAAGCCGCTGCGCGTGTGCCTGCAGTGCTACGACGAGCTCAACCGCGACAAGGCGCGCGCGCACCAGCCGCAGGCGCAAGCGGCCTCCGCACCGCCCG CAGTGAAATCAGTGGCAGACGCGGCCGGCTCGGGCGGCGACTCGTCACAAGACGACGACAGCGATGACGACGACGAACGAGTGGCTGAGGAGAAACATGATGAG CCAAAATTCTACAGTGACGGTGAAAAGACTGAAGAGAACAGCAGCAACAACAACCATTCGTCCAAGGAATAG
- the LOC123699000 gene encoding pleckstrin homology domain-containing family F member 2 isoform X4, with product MVDRLVNSEANARRIAMVENCFGSSGQPLAEQGRVLVGEGVLTKMCRKKPKARQFFLFNDILVYGNIVINKKKYNKQHVIPLEEVKLESLKDEGQYRNGWLIRTASKSFAVYAATATEKEEWMAHIEKCIEDLLKKSGKQPPSEHAAVWVPDNEANICMHCKKTQFTVLNRRHHCRKCGSVVCGPCSSKRFVLRGQSDKPLRVCLQCYDELNRDKARAHQPQAQAASAPPVKSVADAAGSGGDSSQDDDSDDDDERVAEEKHDEGFTSYNGVKNGFGNKVTTV from the exons aTGGTGGATCGtttag taaATAGTGAAGCTAATGCTAGACGAATTGCTATGGTGGAGAACTGTTTCGGCAGTTCGGGTCAG CCATTGGCAGAACAAGGCAGAGTTCTTGTAGGAGAAGGAGTCCTAACAAAAATGTGCAGAAAAAAACCAAAGGCCCGACAATTCTTCTTATTTAATGATATATTAGTGTATGGAAACattgtaataaacaaaaagaagTATAACAAGCAGCATGTCATTCCACTAGAAGAAGTTAAATTGGAGTCACTTAAAGATGAAGGCC AATACCGGAATGGCTGGTTAATACGCACTGCATCAAAATCATTTGCTGTGTATGCAGCAACAGCCACAGAGAAAGAAGAATGGATGGCGCATATAGAAAAGTGCATTGAGGatctgttaaaaaaaa gtGGAAAGCAGCCTCCTTCGGAGCATGCTGCAGTATGGGTACCAGACAATGaggcaaatatttgtatgcaCTGCAAAAAGACACAGTTCACAGTTTTAAACAGAAGG CACCACTGCCGCAAGTGCGGCTCGGTGGTGTGCGGGCCGTGCTCGTCGAAGCGGTTCGTGCTGCGCGGGCAGAGCGACAAGCCGCTGCGCGTGTGCCTGCAGTGCTACGACGAGCTCAACCGCGACAAGGCGCGCGCGCACCAGCCGCAGGCGCAAGCGGCCTCCGCACCGCCCG TGAAATCAGTGGCAGACGCGGCCGGCTCGGGCGGCGACTCGTCACAAGACGACGACAGCGATGACGACGACGAACGAGTGGCTGAGGAGAAACATGATGAG ggcTTTACAAGTTATAACGGTGTCAAAAACGGCTTCGGCAATAAAGTGACAACCGTATAG
- the LOC123699000 gene encoding pleckstrin homology domain-containing family F member 2 isoform X2 — MVDRLVNSEANARRIAMVENCFGSSGQPLAEQGRVLVGEGVLTKMCRKKPKARQFFLFNDILVYGNIVINKKKYNKQHVIPLEEVKLESLKDEGQYRNGWLIRTASKSFAVYAATATEKEEWMAHIEKCIEDLLKKSGKQPPSEHAAVWVPDNEANICMHCKKTQFTVLNRRHHCRKCGSVVCGPCSSKRFVLRGQSDKPLRVCLQCYDELNRDKARAHQPQAQAASAPPVKSVADAAGSGGDSSQDDDSDDDDERVAEEKHDEPKFYSDGEKTEENSSNNNHSSKE, encoded by the exons aTGGTGGATCGtttag taaATAGTGAAGCTAATGCTAGACGAATTGCTATGGTGGAGAACTGTTTCGGCAGTTCGGGTCAG CCATTGGCAGAACAAGGCAGAGTTCTTGTAGGAGAAGGAGTCCTAACAAAAATGTGCAGAAAAAAACCAAAGGCCCGACAATTCTTCTTATTTAATGATATATTAGTGTATGGAAACattgtaataaacaaaaagaagTATAACAAGCAGCATGTCATTCCACTAGAAGAAGTTAAATTGGAGTCACTTAAAGATGAAGGCC AATACCGGAATGGCTGGTTAATACGCACTGCATCAAAATCATTTGCTGTGTATGCAGCAACAGCCACAGAGAAAGAAGAATGGATGGCGCATATAGAAAAGTGCATTGAGGatctgttaaaaaaaa gtGGAAAGCAGCCTCCTTCGGAGCATGCTGCAGTATGGGTACCAGACAATGaggcaaatatttgtatgcaCTGCAAAAAGACACAGTTCACAGTTTTAAACAGAAGG CACCACTGCCGCAAGTGCGGCTCGGTGGTGTGCGGGCCGTGCTCGTCGAAGCGGTTCGTGCTGCGCGGGCAGAGCGACAAGCCGCTGCGCGTGTGCCTGCAGTGCTACGACGAGCTCAACCGCGACAAGGCGCGCGCGCACCAGCCGCAGGCGCAAGCGGCCTCCGCACCGCCCG TGAAATCAGTGGCAGACGCGGCCGGCTCGGGCGGCGACTCGTCACAAGACGACGACAGCGATGACGACGACGAACGAGTGGCTGAGGAGAAACATGATGAG CCAAAATTCTACAGTGACGGTGAAAAGACTGAAGAGAACAGCAGCAACAACAACCATTCGTCCAAGGAATAG
- the LOC123699013 gene encoding testis-specific serine/threonine-protein kinase 3-like, which yields MPGPDIRADDNVLGEMSTEPTATVHSGVEAKAERKLTVLETHGYILGRTIGSGSYATVKVATSDRHNCQVAIKIISKFQAPGDYLKKFLPREIEVVKGLKHENLIRFLQAIETTHRVYIVMEYAENGSLLDIIRKDQHIDESRGRRWFKQLVEAVDYCHERGVVHRDIKCENLLMDHGLNIKLSDFGFARGHMKPKNGVFALSETFCGSYAYASPEILKGVPYRPQDSDVWSMGVVLYAIVYGRLPFDDTNYTQLLKQVQNKVSFPREPKVSVDCRKLITKILAPLKIRAKIPQILADPWLCPTQPGKDEELDTNQENAHASKDEIKSVNIGTVTFDRKLEEVK from the exons ATGCCAGGGCCAGATATACGAGCTGACGACAATGTCCTTGGCGAGATGTCTACGGAGCCCACGGCAACCGTCCATAGCGGCGTCGAGGCTAAAGCAGAAAGAAAATTGACTGTTCTAGAAACTCACGGATATATACTTGGCAGAACTATTGGCTCGGGTTCTTACGCCACCGTCAAG GTGGCTACCAGCGATAGACACAACTGCCAagttgcaataaaaataataagtaaattcCAAGCACCGGGTGATTACTTGAAAAAGTTCCTGCCAAGAGAAATTGAAGTAGTCAAGGGTCTGAAGCATGAAAACTTGATACGTTTCCTACAAGCAATCGAAACTACGCATAG AGTGTATATTGTAATGGAATATGCTGAAAATGGAAGTCTTCTGGACATTATTCGTAAAGACCAGCACATCGATGAATCAAGGGGACGTCGTTGGTTCAAACAACTGGTCGAAGCTGTAGACTATTGCCATGAACGAGGCGTTGTCCATCG CGATATAAAATGCGAGAACTTGCTAATGGATCATGGTTTGAACATTAAACTATCCGATTTCGGGTTTGCAAGAGGTCATATGAAACCCAAGAATGGAGTATTTGCCCTAAGTGAGACGTTTTGCGGTAGTTACGCTTATGCCTCTCCCGAGATCCTCAAAGGGGTTCCTTATAGACCCCAAGATTCTGATGTTTGGAGCATGGGTGTTGTTTTATACGCAATCGTGTACGGCCGCTTACCGTTTGACGATACGAATTACACACAGTTGCTAAAG caAGTTCAAAACAAAGTATCATTCCCTCGCGAACCGAAAGTTTCTGTAGACTGTCGAAAGTTAATCACTAAAATATTGGCCCCGTTGAAAATTCGAGCCAAAATACCGCAGATACTGGCCGACCCCTGGCTTTGCCCGACACAACCTGGCAAAGACGAAGAGTTAGATACCAATCAG gaaaACGCTCATGCAAGCAAAGATGAAATTAAAAGCGTTAATATTGGCACAGTAACGTTTGACCGGAAATTAGAAGAAGTGAAATGA
- the LOC123699008 gene encoding ribonuclease kappa-like, with translation MLFGCGLCCMLLSIWAVVQLIVMGFLFKMEVVAFIEEAEPDHHGYEDFEDFMKQTEENYSRIAVNCWIGAAIYLVMIGVSYMCIKKAQASDKEAAERLADDETFCKSKIKKI, from the exons ATGCTTTTTGGCTGCGGTCTGTGTTGCATGCTCTTGAGCATTTGGGCTGTTGTACAACtg ATTGTGATGGGTTTCCTTTTTAAAATGGAAGTAGTGGCTTTTATTGAAGAAGCAGAACCGGACCATCATGGGTACGAAGATTTTGAAGACTTTATGAAACAAACGGAAGAAAATTATAGTCGG ATTGCAGTCAACTGCTGGATTGGAGCAGCTATATATTTAGTTATGATTGGCGTATCTTAtatgtgtattaaaaaagCTCAAGCGAGTGACAAAGAGGCAGCAGAGCGTTTAGCTGACGATGAAACATTTTGTAAATCCAAAATAAAgaagatataa
- the LOC123699000 gene encoding pleckstrin homology domain-containing family F member 2 isoform X3 yields the protein MVDRLVNSEANARRIAMVENCFGSSGQPLAEQGRVLVGEGVLTKMCRKKPKARQFFLFNDILVYGNIVINKKKYNKQHVIPLEEVKLESLKDEGQYRNGWLIRTASKSFAVYAATATEKEEWMAHIEKCIEDLLKKSGKQPPSEHAAVWVPDNEANICMHCKKTQFTVLNRRHHCRKCGSVVCGPCSSKRFVLRGQSDKPLRVCLQCYDELNRDKARAHQPQAQAASAPPAVKSVADAAGSGGDSSQDDDSDDDDERVAEEKHDEGFTSYNGVKNGFGNKVTTV from the exons aTGGTGGATCGtttag taaATAGTGAAGCTAATGCTAGACGAATTGCTATGGTGGAGAACTGTTTCGGCAGTTCGGGTCAG CCATTGGCAGAACAAGGCAGAGTTCTTGTAGGAGAAGGAGTCCTAACAAAAATGTGCAGAAAAAAACCAAAGGCCCGACAATTCTTCTTATTTAATGATATATTAGTGTATGGAAACattgtaataaacaaaaagaagTATAACAAGCAGCATGTCATTCCACTAGAAGAAGTTAAATTGGAGTCACTTAAAGATGAAGGCC AATACCGGAATGGCTGGTTAATACGCACTGCATCAAAATCATTTGCTGTGTATGCAGCAACAGCCACAGAGAAAGAAGAATGGATGGCGCATATAGAAAAGTGCATTGAGGatctgttaaaaaaaa gtGGAAAGCAGCCTCCTTCGGAGCATGCTGCAGTATGGGTACCAGACAATGaggcaaatatttgtatgcaCTGCAAAAAGACACAGTTCACAGTTTTAAACAGAAGG CACCACTGCCGCAAGTGCGGCTCGGTGGTGTGCGGGCCGTGCTCGTCGAAGCGGTTCGTGCTGCGCGGGCAGAGCGACAAGCCGCTGCGCGTGTGCCTGCAGTGCTACGACGAGCTCAACCGCGACAAGGCGCGCGCGCACCAGCCGCAGGCGCAAGCGGCCTCCGCACCGCCCG CAGTGAAATCAGTGGCAGACGCGGCCGGCTCGGGCGGCGACTCGTCACAAGACGACGACAGCGATGACGACGACGAACGAGTGGCTGAGGAGAAACATGATGAG ggcTTTACAAGTTATAACGGTGTCAAAAACGGCTTCGGCAATAAAGTGACAACCGTATAG
- the LOC123699010 gene encoding ribonuclease kappa-like, whose translation MVCKLCGPKLSLCGLVLSVWGVIQLTLMGVFYHFKAVALLEDLPLEESATGEEETLESFIANVEHGYMQNALNCWIAALLYFVTLVVSGHQFWMNNRSSVSM comes from the exons ATGGTTTGTAAATTGTGTGGCCCTAAATTGTCGCTATGCGGCTTAGTTTTGAGTGTGTGGGGAGTTATTCAACTC ACTTTAATGGGCGTATTTTACCATTTCAAAGCTGTTGCCCTTTTAGAAGATCTTCCACTTGAGGAAAGCGCTACTGGGGAAGAAGAAACACTCGAAAGTTTCATTGCCAATGTTGAACATGGATATATGCAG AACGCCCTCAACTGCTGGATCGCGGCTTTGTTATACTTTGTCACACTTGTTGTATCCGGCCACCAGTTTTGGATGAATAATCGCTCCTCAGTCAGCATGTAA